From a region of the Cygnus atratus isolate AKBS03 ecotype Queensland, Australia chromosome 3, CAtr_DNAZoo_HiC_assembly, whole genome shotgun sequence genome:
- the CDC5L gene encoding cell division cycle 5-like protein — protein MPRIMIKGGVWRNTEDEILKAAVMKYGKNQWSRIASLLHRKSAKQCKARWYEWLDPSIKKTEWSREEEEKLLHLAKLMPTQWRTIAPIIGRTAAQCLEHYEFLLDKAAQRDNEEETADDPRKLKPGEIDPNPETKPARPDPIDMDEDELEMLSEARARLANTQGKKAKRKAREKQLEEARRLAALQKRRELRAAGIEIQKKRKKKRGVDYNAEIPFEKKPAPGFYDTSEENYQILDADFRKLRQQDLDGELRSEREGRERKKDKQHMKRKKESDLPSAILQTSGVSEFTKKRSKLVLPAPQISDTELEEVVKVGQASEIARQTAEESGITNSASSTLLSEYNVTNNSIALRTPKTPAAQDRILQEAQNLMALTNVDTPLKGGLNTPLHESDFSGVTPQRQVVQTPNTVLSTPFRTPSQGQEGLTPRGGLTPKPVVGTTPGRTPLRDKLNINPEEGMADYSDPSYAKQLERESREHLRLGLMSLPAPKNDFEIVLPENAEKELEEHEVDEAFVEDTADVEARKQALREAERAKELKRMHKAVQKNLPRPSEVNETILRPLNVEPPLTDLQKSEELIKKEMITMLHFDLLHHPFGDQSSGKKGKGPGFGTNNAEHMAYLEQNPYEKFSKEDLKKAQDLLAQEMEVVKQGMGHGELSSEAYNQVWEECYSQVLYLPGQSRYTRANLASKKDRIESLEKRLEINRGHMTTEAKRAAKMEKKLKILLGGYQSRAMGLIKQLNDLWDQIEQAHLELRTFEELKKHEDAAIPRRLECLKEDVQRQQEREKELQQRFADFMLDKETFQAKY, from the exons ATGCCGCGGATTATGATTAAGGGCGGCGTGTGGCGGAACACCGAG gatgAAATTCTGAAAGCAGCTGTGATGAAATATGGCAAAAACCAGTGGTCTCGTATTGCTTCCTTACTGCACAGGAAAtcagcaaagcagtgcaaagcCAGATG GTACGAATGGCTAGACCCGAGCATCAAAAAGACAGAGTGGTCacgggaggaagaggagaaactgTTGCACCTGGCCAAGCTAATGCCAACCCAGTGGAGAACTATTGCCCCAATTATCGGGAGAACTGCTGCACAGTGTTTGGAGCACTATGAATTTCTGCT GGACAAAGCTGCTCAGAGAGACAACGAGGAAGAAACTGCCGATGATCCTCGGAAACTTAAGCCCGGAGAAATTGATCCAAATCCAGAAACCAAACCAGCCAGGCCAGATCCTATCGATATGGATGAAG ATGAACTTGAAATGCTGTCTGAAGCTAGAGCTCGTCTGGCTAATACGCAGGGAAAGAAGGcgaaaagaaaagcaagagagaagCAGTTGGAAGAAGCCAG ACGGCTTGCTGCTCTTCAGAAGAGACGAGAACTTCGAGCTGCTGGGAttgagatacagaaaaaaaggaaaaagaagagaggtgTGGATTATAATGCGGAAATTCCCTTTGAAAAGAAACCCGCACCTGGTTTTTATGATACATCAGAGGAAAACTACCAGATTCTGGATGCAGATTTCAGAAAGCTACGTCAGCAAGACCTGGATGGAGAATTAAGATC tgaaagggagggaagagagcgCAAGAAAGACAAACAGCATATGAAACGGAAAAAAGAATCAGACTTGCCTTCAGCTATTCTACAGACCAGTGGGGTGTCAgaattcacaaaaaaaagaagtaaattagTGCTTCCAGCACCTCAG atATCTGACACAGAACTTGAAGAAGTTGTAAAAGTAGGCCAGGCGAGTGAGATTGCACGCCAGACTGCGGAGGAATCCGGAATTACAAACTCTGCTTCCAGCACTCTGCTGTCTGAATACAACGTGACCAACAACAGCATAGCCCTGAGGACTCCGAAAACTCCAGCAGCACAAGACAGGATCCTGCAG GAAGCACAGAACCTGATGGCTCTCACCAATGTGGATACCCCCCTGAAAGGAGGTCTTAACACACCCCTGCATGAAAGTGACTTTTCAGGGGTAACCCCCCAGAGACAGGTTGTTCAGACTCCAAATACTGTGCTTTCCACGCCcttcag AACACCTTCTCAAGGACAAGAAGGTTTAACTCCTCGTGGAGGACTAACTCCTAAGCCTGTGGTTGGTACAACTCCTGGTAGAACTCCATTACGTGATAAATTGAACATCAACCCAGAAGAGGGAATGGCAGACTACAGTGACCCATCTTATGCCAAACAGCTG GAGAGAGAGTCTCGTGAACATCTGCGCCTCGGGCTCATGTCCCTTCCTGCTCCAAAGAACGACTTTGAGATTGTTTTacctgaaaatgcagaaaaagaacttGAGGAACATGAAGTAGATGAAGCCTTTGTAGAAGATACTGCTGATGTAGAAGCCCGCAAGCAG GCTCTCCGAGAGGCAGAGCGTGCAAAGGAACTGAAGAGAATGCACAAAGCTGTTCAGAAAAATCTGCCACGTCCATCAGAA GTTAACGAAACAATATTGAGACCCTTGAATGTGGAGCCACCTCTAACAGATTTGCAGAAAAGCGAAGAGCTAATAAAGAAGGAGATGATTACTATGCTTCATTTTGATCTTTTACACCATCCGTTTGGAGACCAGTCTAGCGGTAAGAAGGGGAAAGGCCCAGGATTTGGAACCAACAATGCAGAACATATGGCTTACTTGGAACAAAATCCTTACGAGAAGTTCTCCAAAGAGGATCTCAAGAAG GCACAGGATCTACTGGCACAAGAGATGGAAGTGGTAAAGCAAGGAATGGGGCATGGAGAGCTCTCAAGTGAAGCTTACAACCAGGTGTGGGAGGAATGTTACAGCCAAGTGTTATATCTGCCCGGACAGAGCCGCTACACAAGAGCTAACTTGGCCAGCAAAAAAGACAGGATAGAGTCACTTGAGAAGAGGCTTGAG ATAAACAGAGGTCATATGACAACTGAAGCAAAGAGGGCTGCCAAGatggaaaagaagctgaagattTTGCTTGGTGGTTATCAGTCTCGAGCAATGGGCCTCATCAAACAATTGAATGATTTGTGGGACCAAATTGAACAGGCTCATCTGGAGCTACGTACTTTTGAGGAACTGAAGAAACATGAAGATGCTGCTATCCCAAGGAGACTGGAG tgtcTAAAGGAAGATGTGCAGCgacagcaggagagagaaaaggagctCCAGCAGAGATTTGCTGATTTCATGTTGGATAAAGAGACTTTTCAAGCAAAGTATTAA